The Prevotella sp. E9-3 genome has a window encoding:
- a CDS encoding TIM-barrel domain-containing protein, protein MTLRVSMFLSSLAITQWVMAQASFVTDDRVAVFYPAQYDASLHQPSPIFEREPAAINPLPSDWQVRPKFSEHDGKTVATINIEEGTDLYGTGEVTGPLRRNGRTVGLWNIDTPAYGVDNGTHLYQSHPWVMGVRKDGSAFGIIADNTWKQSIKTADREVTFESEGPAFRVVVIERNDPKELMQALVDLTGTMELPPLWSLGYQQCRFSYHPDTRVKEIADTLRYHKIPTDVIWMDIHYMDSYKIFTFHPQEFPNPKELNDYLHQKNLKAVYMIDPGVKVEPGYFVDDQGTAGDFWVKDKDGKPFVGNVWPGPCHFPDFTRPEVRTWWATLYKDYMATGIDGVWNDMNEPSVFGGPDGTMPVDNWHKGGDGVAAGPHARFHNVFGLNMVRASRQGLLLANPQKRPFILSRSNFLGGHRYAATWTGDNLSSVEQMKLSVPMTLTLGLSGQPFNGPDIGGFCESATGDLVAQWTAMGVFFPFVRNHTIDGSVNQEPWAFTPEVLNACRTAIERRYILMPYIYTAFREASVDGMPVMRPLFMADAKDLSLRGEDQAFLLGGDLMITPRWAENVAQPNGGTWQIVDLSTLNSKLSTPKSDKYQAELRQRPGSVIPVANLAQSTTEMTTDSLTLFVCLDAEAKAQGQLYEDEGDGFSYREGNYALSTLKASLDKKILTVSVCQTEGTMSKPERSLRIAYVKNGKVQYSAWQKGNQASMKVKK, encoded by the coding sequence ATGACTTTAAGAGTCAGTATGTTTCTTAGTAGTCTGGCCATCACCCAATGGGTGATGGCTCAGGCTTCTTTTGTTACCGACGATCGCGTCGCAGTTTTTTATCCGGCCCAGTATGATGCAAGCCTTCATCAACCTTCGCCCATTTTCGAGCGTGAGCCGGCAGCCATTAACCCTTTACCTTCTGATTGGCAAGTTCGGCCAAAGTTCAGTGAACATGACGGGAAGACTGTCGCAACGATTAATATTGAGGAAGGAACAGACTTGTATGGGACCGGTGAAGTCACGGGTCCCTTGCGTCGTAATGGACGTACCGTTGGCTTGTGGAATATCGATACTCCCGCCTATGGTGTTGATAATGGTACGCATTTGTATCAGAGCCATCCTTGGGTGATGGGTGTCCGTAAAGATGGTAGTGCCTTTGGTATCATTGCCGACAATACCTGGAAGCAGAGTATCAAGACTGCCGACCGTGAGGTAACTTTCGAGAGTGAAGGCCCTGCTTTCCGTGTTGTAGTCATTGAACGTAATGATCCCAAAGAGCTGATGCAGGCCCTTGTTGATCTTACCGGAACTATGGAACTTCCACCGTTGTGGTCACTTGGCTATCAGCAGTGCCGTTTCAGCTATCATCCTGACACCCGTGTTAAGGAGATTGCCGACACCCTTCGCTATCACAAGATTCCTACCGATGTAATCTGGATGGACATCCACTATATGGATAGCTATAAGATTTTTACTTTCCATCCACAGGAATTCCCCAATCCCAAAGAGCTCAACGATTATCTGCATCAGAAAAATCTGAAGGCTGTTTATATGATCGACCCCGGTGTAAAGGTTGAACCTGGCTATTTCGTTGACGATCAGGGTACAGCTGGTGATTTCTGGGTGAAAGATAAGGATGGAAAGCCCTTTGTAGGCAATGTTTGGCCTGGTCCTTGTCATTTCCCCGATTTCACTCGTCCTGAGGTACGCACCTGGTGGGCAACTCTTTACAAGGATTATATGGCCACAGGTATTGATGGCGTATGGAACGATATGAACGAGCCTTCAGTATTTGGTGGACCCGATGGAACTATGCCTGTTGACAACTGGCATAAGGGTGGTGATGGTGTTGCTGCCGGTCCTCACGCACGTTTCCACAATGTGTTTGGCCTGAATATGGTGCGCGCCAGTCGTCAGGGCCTTTTGCTGGCCAATCCACAGAAGCGTCCTTTCATTCTTTCGCGTTCAAACTTCCTGGGTGGTCATCGCTATGCAGCCACTTGGACAGGCGATAACCTGTCTTCTGTCGAGCAGATGAAGCTCAGTGTTCCCATGACGTTAACCCTCGGACTTTCTGGTCAGCCTTTCAACGGTCCTGATATCGGTGGTTTCTGTGAAAGCGCTACTGGCGACTTGGTGGCTCAGTGGACAGCTATGGGTGTATTTTTCCCCTTCGTACGCAACCACACCATTGATGGAAGTGTTAATCAGGAGCCTTGGGCTTTCACTCCCGAAGTGCTTAATGCTTGTCGCACGGCTATTGAGCGCCGCTATATCCTGATGCCCTATATCTATACAGCCTTCCGTGAGGCCAGTGTTGATGGTATGCCTGTGATGCGCCCCTTGTTTATGGCCGATGCCAAAGACCTCTCTCTTCGTGGTGAGGATCAGGCATTCCTGTTGGGTGGCGATCTGATGATTACTCCTCGTTGGGCCGAGAATGTTGCTCAGCCTAATGGCGGAACTTGGCAGATTGTTGATTTGTCCACTCTCAACTCTAAACTTTCAACTCCCAAGTCGGATAAGTATCAGGCAGAGCTCCGTCAGCGTCCCGGTTCAGTGATTCCTGTGGCCAACCTTGCTCAGAGCACCACAGAGATGACTACCGATTCACTCACACTCTTCGTTTGTCTTGATGCTGAGGCCAAAGCCCAAGGTCAGCTTTACGAAGATGAAGGCGATGGATTCTCATACAGAGAAGGCAACTATGCGCTCTCTACACTCAAAGCTTCACTTGATAAGAAGATACTCACCGTATCAGTTTGTCAGACTGAAGGAACGATGTCCAAGCCTGAACGCTCTCTGCGTATTGCCTATGTGAAGAACGGTAAAGTGCAGTACTCTGCATGGCAGAAAGGCAATCAGGCATCCATGAAAGTTAAGAAATAA